The Macrobrachium nipponense isolate FS-2020 chromosome 46, ASM1510439v2, whole genome shotgun sequence genome has a segment encoding these proteins:
- the LOC135214893 gene encoding U-scoloptoxin(01)-Cw1a-like isoform X2, with protein MARIYCATVALVAGLCLMGSVQGDSSPDAYELPSNATVINGGPIVTGFSCDGLKYGYYADLNNGCRVFHICYPFMDAEGFLRTRMFSFICGLGTIFNQEALVCDHPRNSIPCEDSPNFYETSNGYFGRLDVNFRE; from the exons ATGGCCAGAATTTACTGTGCAA CTGTGGCCTTAGTGGCTGGACTGTGCCTGATGGGGTCAGTGCAAGGAGACTCATCCCCAGACGCCTACGAACTCCCTTCCAACGCTACAGTCATCAATGGTGGACCCATTGTCACGGGATTCAG CTGTGACGGGCTGAAGTACGGTTACTACGCGGACCTCAATAACGGATGCAGGGTATTTCACATTTGCTACCCCTTCATGGACGCAGAGGGCTTCCTCCGAACTCGCATGTTCTCGTTCATCTGCGGACTGGGCACCATCTTCAACCAG GAAGCGTTAGTCTGCGACCATCCCAGAAACTCCATCCCCTGCGAAGATTCTCCCAACTTCTACGAAACCTCTAACGGCTACTTCGGCCGACTAGACGTCAACTTCAGAGAGTGA
- the LOC135214893 gene encoding U-scoloptoxin(01)-Cw1a-like isoform X1, with protein MRMNQTKLHARAVALVAGLCLMGSVQGDSSPDAYELPSNATVINGGPIVTGFSCDGLKYGYYADLNNGCRVFHICYPFMDAEGFLRTRMFSFICGLGTIFNQEALVCDHPRNSIPCEDSPNFYETSNGYFGRLDVNFRE; from the exons CTGTGGCCTTAGTGGCTGGACTGTGCCTGATGGGGTCAGTGCAAGGAGACTCATCCCCAGACGCCTACGAACTCCCTTCCAACGCTACAGTCATCAATGGTGGACCCATTGTCACGGGATTCAG CTGTGACGGGCTGAAGTACGGTTACTACGCGGACCTCAATAACGGATGCAGGGTATTTCACATTTGCTACCCCTTCATGGACGCAGAGGGCTTCCTCCGAACTCGCATGTTCTCGTTCATCTGCGGACTGGGCACCATCTTCAACCAG GAAGCGTTAGTCTGCGACCATCCCAGAAACTCCATCCCCTGCGAAGATTCTCCCAACTTCTACGAAACCTCTAACGGCTACTTCGGCCGACTAGACGTCAACTTCAGAGAGTGA